The proteins below come from a single Jaculus jaculus isolate mJacJac1 chromosome X, mJacJac1.mat.Y.cur, whole genome shotgun sequence genomic window:
- the Cnga2 gene encoding cyclic nucleotide-gated olfactory channel has protein sequence MTEKSNGVKSSPANNHNYHAPPAIKANGKDDPRTGSRPQSAADDDTSSELQRLAEMDTPQRGRGGFRRIVRLVGVIREWANKNFREEEQRPDSFLERFRGPELHTVTTQPGDGKGDKDGEGKGAKKKFELFVLDPAGDWYYRWLFVIAMPVLYNWCLLVARACFSDLQRGYFMVWLVLDYFSDVVYIVDLFIRLRTGFLEQGLLVKDPKKLRDNYIHTLQFKLDVASILPTDLIYFAVGIHNPEVRFNRLLHFARMFEFFDRTETRTSYPNIFRISNLVLYILVIIHWNACIYYAISKSIGFGVDTWVYPNITDPEYGYLAREYIYCLYWSTLTLTTIGETPPPVKDEEYLFVIFDFLIGVLIFATIVGNVGSMISNMNATRAEFQAKIDAVKHYMQFRKVSKEMEAKVIKWFDYLWTNKKTVDEREVLRNLPAKLRAEIAINVHLATLKKVRIFHDCEAGLLVELVLKLRPQVFSPGDYICRKGDIGKEMYIIKEGKLAVVADDGVTQYALLSAGSCFGEISILNIKGSKMGNRRTANIRSLGYSDLFCLSKDDLMEAVTEYPDAKKVLEERGREILMKEGLLDENEVAASMEVDVQEKLEQLETNMDTLYTRFGRLLAEYTGAQQKLKQRITVLETKVKQSHEDDYLSDGLNSPELASAEQP, from the exons ATGACCGAAAAATCCAATGGTGTGAAGAGCTCCCCAGCTAATAACCACAACTATCATGCCCCACCTGCCATCAAGGCCAATGGCAAAGATGACCCCAGGACAGGGAGCAG GCCACAGTCTGCAGCGGATGATGACACATCTTCAGAGCTTCAAAGGCTGGCTGAGATGGACACCCCACAAAGAGGAAGGGGTGGCTTCCGAAG GATCGTCCGCCTGGTGGGGGTCATCAGAGAGTGGGCGAACAAGAATTTCCGGGAGGAGGAACAAAGGCCCGACTCATTCCTGGAGCGGTTCCGGGGGCCCGAGCTCCACACCGTGACGACACAGCCGGGAGATGGAAAAGGCGACAAGGATGGCGAGGGAAAGGGCGCCAA gaAGAAATTTGAACTATTTGTCTTGGATCCAGCTGGGGACTGGTACTACCGGTGGTTATTTGTCATTGCCATGCCTGTCCTCTACAACTGGTGCCTGCTGGTGGCCAG AGCCTGCTTCAGTGACCTACAGAGAGGCTACTTCATGGTATGGCTGGTGCTGGACTACTTCTCGGATGTGGTCTACATTGTAGACCTCTTTATCCGATTGCGTACAG GCTTTCTAGAACAGGGGCTGCTTGTGAAAGATCCCAAGAAGTTACGAGACAACTACATCCACACCCTGCAGTTCAAGCTGGACGTGGCTTCCATCCTTCCCACGGACCTCATCTATTTTGCCGTGGGCATCCACAATCCTGAGGTACGCTTTAACCGCCTGTTACACTTTGCCCGCATGTTCGAGTTCTTTGATCGCACGGAGACACGTACCAGTTACCCCAACATCTTCCGAATCAGCAACTTGGTCCTCTACATCTTGGTCATCATCCATTGGAATGCCTGTATCTACTATGCCATCTCCAAATCCATTGGCTTCGGGGTTGACACCTGGGTTTACCCCAACATCACTGACCCCGAGTATGGCTACTTGGCCAGGGAGTACATCTACTGCCTTTACTGGTCCACGCTGACCCTCACCACCATTGGGGAGACCCCACCGCCTGTGAAGGATGAAGAGTATCTGTTTGTCATCTTCGACTTCCTGATTGGTGTCCTCATCTTTGCCACCATCGTGGGAAACGTGGGCTCCATGATCTCCAACATGAACGCCACACGAGCAGAGTTCCAGGCCAAGATCGATGCCGTCAAGCACTACATGCAGTTCCGCAAGGTGAGCAAGGAGATGGAAGCCAAAGTCATTAAGTGGTTCGACTACTTGTGGACCAACAAGAAGACGGTCGATGAGCGGGAAGTGCTCAGGAACCTGCCGGCCAAGCTCCGGGCTGAGATCGCCATCAACGTGCACCTGGCCACCCTCAAGAAGGTCCGCATCTTCCACGACTGTGAGGCTGGCCTGCTGGTGGAGCTGGTACTGAAGCTTCGTCCTCAGGTATTTAGCCCTGGAGATTACATTTGCCGCAAAGGGGACATTGGCAAGGAGATGTACATAATCAAGGAGGGCAAGTTGGCAGTAGTGGCCGATGATGGCGTGACGCAGTATGCCTTGCTTTCGGCTGGGAGCTGCTTTGGAGAGATCAGCATCCTTAACATCAAGGGCAGTAAAATGGGCAACCGGCGCACAGCCAATATCCGCAGTCTGGGCTACTCAGATCTCTTCTGCTTGTCCAAGGATGATCTTATGGAAGCGGTGACTGAGTACCCCGATGCCAAGAAGGTCTTGGAGGAGCGGGGTCGAGAGATCCTGATGAAAGAGGGGCTGCTGGACGAGAACGAGGTGGCAGCCAGCATGGAGGTGGATGTGCAGGAGAAGCTGGAGCAGCTGGAGACCAACATGGACACCTTGTACACGCGTTTTGGCCGCTTGCTGGCAGAGTACACCGGAGCCCAGCAGAAGCTCAAGCAGCGCATCACAGTGTTGGAGACCAAGGTGAAGCAGAGCCACGAGGACGACTACTTGTCAGATGGCTTAAACAGCCCCGAGCTGGCTTCTGCCGAGCAGCCGTAG